A section of the Paenibacillus antri genome encodes:
- a CDS encoding ABC transporter transmembrane domain-containing protein → MFRFALRLCRPYWGSLLLIAACIVVETAYVAVSPLSFQYLIDDAFPAKDAGLFALVLTLLVIGGAFYLGAGIVSDRRLAKVNEQAVYDLRAQLFRHIAGQSEDFHRRFDQGSLTNRLTSDVSAVDRTISGVLPRTFRELLALLIGLSLLFHLEWKLALAMIAGFVLLFASPYVLQRKAERSSERYREENDAYIGIIDEVLKGRRVVKGMNAAAYILGRVERRLASLQTAGIRVTFVYALLDRIPQSAFLALNAAMIGFGGTLIFQDQLSVGSFIAFFTIFLSAGQSVSSLSQVIPSLIEAGVSFRRIAEVLQYRSPLARPSEPKPFEGVREGFRFRDVAFGYDEHALALDGVTLAIPAGGMTAFVGQSGSGKSTALQLLLRFYDPKRGSIEVDGIDLRELSETDYRRHTGVVFQDSFLFNGTVYENISLSRPGVAESDVRAAAEAARIHELIERMPEGYATLVKDFGGNFSGGQRQRIAIARALIGSPRLLVLDEITSALDPSTEAEINELIESFRGERTIVTVTHRLASVTNADLIVVFRNGTVAETGTHRELLARGGLYAEMWEKQHGFVLSGDGFQAKVEGERLSRLPFFRGIPFEQLDSMSDRFVTEKYDAGHTVVRENDPGDKFYIIVRGRVSVEKAGVRVAVLEDGDYFGEIALLKDIPRTADIVTVKPTVLLSLRREQLLELTAAYPSIREVLERTLKERMK, encoded by the coding sequence GTGTTTCGCTTCGCGCTTCGGCTTTGCCGTCCGTACTGGGGCTCGCTGCTGCTCATCGCGGCTTGCATCGTCGTCGAGACGGCTTATGTCGCCGTCTCTCCGCTCAGCTTCCAATATTTAATCGACGACGCCTTCCCGGCGAAAGACGCCGGCCTGTTTGCGTTGGTCTTGACGCTGCTCGTCATCGGCGGCGCCTTCTATCTCGGCGCGGGGATCGTCAGCGATCGCCGGTTGGCGAAGGTGAACGAACAAGCCGTGTACGATTTGCGCGCGCAGCTCTTCCGGCACATCGCCGGGCAATCGGAGGACTTCCATCGACGGTTCGACCAGGGCTCGCTGACGAATCGGCTGACCTCGGACGTCTCGGCCGTCGATCGCACCATATCCGGCGTGCTTCCGCGAACGTTCCGAGAGCTCTTGGCGCTGCTGATCGGGCTAAGCTTGTTGTTCCATCTGGAGTGGAAGCTGGCGCTCGCGATGATCGCCGGCTTCGTCCTGCTGTTCGCGAGTCCTTACGTGCTGCAGAGGAAAGCCGAACGCAGCTCGGAGCGCTACCGGGAGGAAAACGACGCGTATATCGGCATCATCGACGAAGTGTTGAAAGGCCGGCGCGTCGTGAAGGGGATGAATGCCGCCGCGTATATCCTCGGAAGAGTGGAACGCCGGTTGGCATCCTTACAGACGGCCGGCATCCGGGTTACGTTCGTGTATGCCTTGCTCGACCGTATTCCGCAGTCTGCCTTCTTGGCGCTGAACGCGGCCATGATCGGCTTCGGCGGGACCCTCATTTTCCAAGACCAGTTATCGGTCGGCTCGTTCATCGCGTTCTTTACCATCTTCTTGAGCGCCGGGCAATCCGTCTCGTCGCTGTCGCAAGTCATCCCGAGCTTAATCGAGGCCGGCGTCAGCTTCCGGCGCATCGCCGAAGTGCTGCAGTACCGTTCCCCGCTCGCGCGGCCGAGCGAGCCGAAGCCGTTCGAAGGGGTCCGCGAAGGGTTCCGGTTTCGCGACGTCGCTTTCGGCTACGACGAGCACGCGCTCGCGCTGGACGGCGTCACGCTCGCGATCCCGGCCGGCGGCATGACCGCGTTCGTCGGGCAGAGCGGCTCCGGGAAGAGCACGGCGCTGCAGCTGCTCCTTCGCTTCTACGATCCGAAGCGGGGATCGATCGAAGTCGACGGCATCGATCTGCGGGAGCTGAGCGAAACCGACTATCGGCGGCATACCGGCGTCGTCTTTCAAGATTCTTTCTTATTTAACGGCACGGTATATGAAAATATTAGTCTATCGCGTCCCGGCGTCGCCGAGTCCGATGTGCGCGCCGCGGCCGAAGCCGCTCGCATCCACGAGCTTATCGAGCGGATGCCCGAGGGGTATGCGACGCTGGTGAAGGATTTCGGCGGCAACTTCTCCGGCGGCCAACGGCAGCGCATCGCGATCGCCCGCGCGTTGATCGGCTCCCCTCGTCTGCTCGTTCTCGACGAAATTACGTCGGCGCTGGATCCGTCGACGGAGGCCGAGATCAACGAGCTGATCGAGAGCTTCCGGGGGGAGCGGACGATCGTAACGGTCACGCATCGCCTCGCTTCCGTGACGAATGCAGACCTCATCGTCGTGTTTCGAAACGGAACCGTCGCCGAGACCGGAACCCATCGCGAACTGCTCGCGCGCGGCGGCCTGTACGCGGAGATGTGGGAGAAGCAGCACGGGTTCGTATTGTCGGGCGACGGCTTCCAGGCGAAGGTCGAGGGGGAGAGGCTGTCGAGGCTGCCGTTCTTCCGGGGCATCCCGTTCGAGCAGCTGGACTCGATGTCCGACCGGTTCGTCACCGAGAAATACGATGCCGGCCATACGGTCGTTCGCGAGAACGATCCGGGCGACAAGTTTTACATTATCGTGCGCGGCCGCGTCTCTGTCGAGAAGGCCGGCGTTCGCGTGGCGGTGTTGGAGGACGGAGATTACTTCGGCGAGATCGCCTTGCTGAAGGACATCCCGCGTACGGCCGACATCGTAACGGTCAAGCCGACCGTGCTGCTGTCGCTGCGTCGGGAGCAGCTGCTGGAGCTGACCGCCGCGTATCCGTCCATTCGCGAGGTGCTGGAACGAACGTTAAAGGAGCGGATGAAATGA
- a CDS encoding sensor histidine kinase, whose protein sequence is MSLLLVKRSIFTKILISLLVATIVPFILSNYISYQITGKAINEQLVELNQNSMAITAAGLHEYFHDLSLLGLAYYSDPALNRILSSEEVQTPAESVYITQQLERVFARYMEIGSVSYKSALTNKQFNIGTDYSSRVQIPDFRGQRLSRPHDELKREFQVTRINQERRLRVNRYFLDITTRDTIGLTTFDVQDTQVRERVSALTTSQASSIYVFIQDDLELLYAPAGSDEAELDWVGALREQSAGREGVTKGSLLKPEGTYIYYRDVSYDLPVTLVKFVPQSVIDEARSTALGRSLAVQIGAVVLVGAMAAFISYIILHRVERLLQNIKRLQMGDFNLKAPKRNLAPDELDLLEERFHEMALELDRLWNKQYRHQLELSHARLKMLQAQINPHFFYNTLQSIGTLAIKNHAREVSDRLAEFGALFRYSMDIDTEVVYLKEELDHVAHYASLQMGRFKNKLTYAVSCPEEAYDIRMPKMILQPLVENSIVHGLEKGTGYGEIQADIELSDAELRIRVIDNGKGFTPEEIQAIRHRYRNQNPVEEQRVGIGLTNVLTRLQLYYGDSFDWDIRSEPYARTIVTLFIPRNGEPHR, encoded by the coding sequence ATGAGCTTGTTGTTGGTCAAGCGCAGCATCTTTACGAAAATCTTGATCAGTTTGCTGGTCGCCACGATCGTCCCGTTCATCTTATCGAACTATATTTCCTATCAGATCACGGGGAAGGCCATCAACGAGCAGCTCGTCGAATTGAACCAAAATTCGATGGCGATTACGGCGGCCGGCCTTCACGAATATTTTCACGATCTATCGTTGCTCGGTCTCGCCTATTACAGCGATCCCGCGCTGAACAGGATCTTGTCTTCCGAAGAGGTGCAGACCCCGGCGGAGTCCGTATATATCACTCAGCAGCTGGAACGCGTCTTCGCTAGATATATGGAGATCGGGTCCGTGTCCTATAAGAGCGCGTTAACGAACAAGCAATTCAATATCGGTACCGACTACAGCTCCCGGGTTCAAATTCCGGACTTCCGCGGCCAGAGATTGTCGCGCCCTCACGACGAACTGAAGCGCGAATTCCAGGTGACGCGCATCAATCAGGAGCGAAGGCTGCGCGTCAATCGATATTTTCTCGACATCACCACGCGCGACACGATCGGACTCACCACTTTCGACGTGCAGGATACGCAAGTTCGCGAGCGGGTAAGCGCGTTGACGACGTCGCAGGCGAGCTCCATCTACGTATTTATCCAAGACGACCTCGAGCTCCTGTACGCTCCGGCGGGTTCGGACGAAGCCGAACTGGACTGGGTCGGCGCGCTGCGGGAGCAGTCCGCAGGACGGGAGGGCGTTACGAAGGGATCTCTCCTCAAACCCGAGGGCACCTATATTTACTACCGAGACGTGTCGTACGATCTGCCCGTCACGCTCGTGAAGTTCGTGCCCCAATCCGTCATCGACGAAGCAAGGTCCACGGCGCTCGGACGGTCGCTCGCGGTCCAAATCGGGGCCGTCGTTCTCGTCGGCGCGATGGCCGCTTTCATCTCGTATATTATCTTGCATCGGGTGGAGCGGCTTCTTCAGAATATCAAGCGGCTGCAGATGGGGGACTTCAATCTCAAAGCCCCGAAACGCAACCTCGCGCCGGACGAGTTGGATCTGTTAGAGGAACGCTTCCACGAGATGGCCCTCGAGTTGGACCGGCTGTGGAACAAGCAATACCGCCACCAACTGGAGCTGTCGCACGCGAGATTGAAGATGCTGCAGGCGCAAATCAATCCCCACTTCTTCTATAACACCCTGCAATCCATCGGGACGCTGGCGATCAAGAACCATGCCAGAGAAGTCAGCGATCGATTGGCGGAATTCGGAGCGCTCTTCCGTTACAGCATGGATATCGATACGGAAGTGGTTTACTTAAAGGAGGAGCTGGATCATGTCGCGCATTATGCCTCGCTGCAGATGGGCCGCTTCAAAAACAAATTGACGTACGCCGTCTCTTGCCCCGAAGAAGCCTACGACATCCGGATGCCGAAGATGATTTTGCAGCCTCTAGTGGAGAACAGTATCGTGCACGGGTTGGAAAAGGGGACGGGCTACGGCGAAATTCAAGCGGACATCGAGCTGAGCGATGCCGAGCTGCGCATTCGCGTCATCGACAACGGCAAAGGCTTTACCCCTGAAGAGATCCAAGCGATCCGGCATCGGTACCGGAACCAAAATCCGGTGGAGGAGCAGCGCGTCGGCATCGGCTTGACGAACGTATTGACGCGGCTGCAGCTGTATTACGGCGACTCCTTCGACTGGGACATTCGAAGCGAGCCTTACGCCAGGACGATCGTGACGTTATTCATTCCAAGAAACGGAGAGCCTCATCGATGA